One Burkholderia pyrrocinia DNA segment encodes these proteins:
- a CDS encoding MFS transporter, translating to MRPRLVRGFFLHCARACSACAEGTRLQPNLPIDSAAASPRHATPILLCAFSVLPLSLFLPSLPAIARDLRADYALVALSLGGYAAVAASLEFVMGPLSDRFGRRPIVLTSVGVFALGSLGCAMATDIRVFLACRLMQAAITSVYPVSMATIRDAGGGSRAASRIGYAAMAAAFAPMLGPTLGGGLDQTVGWRASFWLLGAAGVALFGWCAFDFVETHMNRSSSLGRQLRAYPALLRARRFWAYALCMAFSTGSFYAFLAGAPLAAKTLFGIAPAEIGFYMGTITAGFVCGSFLAARYARRYALATTILCGRVVACAGPLVGLALMFGGATHAIAWFGPCVLVGIGNGLTNPGAHAGAVSVRPGLAGSASGLAGAMTIAGGAALSSLTGAVLTAGNAGYAPLAMMLLSAAIALVAAVCVRVFDARDAGR from the coding sequence ATGCGCCCCCGACTCGTTCGGGGTTTTTTTTTGCATTGCGCACGGGCATGCAGCGCGTGCGCGGAGGGCACCCGCTTGCAACCGAACCTGCCGATCGATTCCGCTGCGGCATCGCCGCGACACGCGACGCCGATCCTGCTGTGCGCGTTCTCGGTGCTGCCGCTGAGCCTGTTCCTGCCGTCGCTGCCGGCGATCGCGCGCGACCTGCGCGCCGACTATGCGCTCGTCGCGCTGTCGCTCGGCGGTTACGCGGCGGTGGCCGCGTCGCTCGAGTTCGTGATGGGGCCGCTGTCGGACCGGTTCGGGCGGCGGCCGATCGTGCTGACGAGTGTCGGCGTGTTCGCGCTCGGCTCGCTTGGTTGCGCGATGGCGACGGATATCCGCGTGTTTCTCGCGTGCCGTCTGATGCAGGCGGCGATCACGTCGGTCTATCCGGTGTCGATGGCGACGATTCGCGACGCCGGCGGCGGCAGCCGCGCGGCGAGCCGGATCGGCTATGCGGCGATGGCGGCTGCGTTCGCGCCGATGCTCGGCCCGACGCTCGGCGGTGGGCTCGACCAGACGGTGGGCTGGCGCGCGAGCTTCTGGTTGCTCGGCGCGGCCGGCGTCGCGCTGTTCGGCTGGTGCGCGTTCGATTTCGTCGAAACGCACATGAACCGGTCGTCTAGTCTCGGGCGGCAGCTTCGCGCGTATCCGGCGCTGCTCCGCGCACGCCGTTTCTGGGCCTATGCGCTTTGCATGGCGTTTTCGACGGGCTCGTTCTACGCGTTCCTGGCCGGCGCGCCGCTCGCCGCGAAAACGCTGTTCGGCATCGCGCCGGCGGAGATCGGCTTCTACATGGGGACGATCACCGCCGGTTTCGTATGCGGCAGCTTTCTGGCCGCGCGTTACGCGCGCCGCTACGCGCTGGCGACGACGATCCTGTGCGGGCGCGTCGTCGCGTGCGCGGGGCCGCTGGTCGGCCTCGCGCTGATGTTCGGCGGCGCGACGCATGCGATCGCGTGGTTCGGGCCGTGCGTGCTGGTCGGCATCGGCAACGGGCTGACCAATCCCGGCGCGCATGCCGGTGCAGTATCGGTGCGCCCGGGGCTGGCGGGCAGCGCGTCGGGGCTGGCCGGTGCGATGACGATCGCCGGCGGCGCCGCGCTGTCGTCGCTGACGGGCGCGGTGCTGACCGCCGGCAACGCGGGTTATGCGCCGCTCGCGATGATGCTGCTGTCGGCGGCGATCGCGCTGGTGGCCGCCGTCTGCGTGCGGGTGTTCGATGCGCGGGACGCCGGGCGGTGA